Sequence from the bacterium genome:
ATCGGCGTCGACCTGCTCGTCCTCGCCGGCCCCGACCTGCCCGCCGCCACCGCCACGGGCATCGACCTCGGGGCCCTCGACCTCACCGCGACCGTGGTCGCCCGCCGCATCGTGATGCCGCCCGGTCCCGCCGGCGTGCTCCGCGCCGCGCCCCACCTGGGCCCCATCCCCACCGACCCCCTCGGCGCCATGGTCTCCCTCGGCTCGGCCCAGTTCCGCGAGCTAGCCCCGGGCGCCGCGGTGGTCTGGCTCTTCCCGCCGGACGCCGCCGACATCCACATCCTGGTCGAGCACCCGGCCGACGCGCGGCGAGGCCGCGAGTGGCGGACGGGGCGGCAGGAGGTGTTCGGGCCCTACCCGCTGGAGGGGGTGCCGGGTGTGCTGGGTGGGGAGTAGGGGCGCCTGCCTGGGGGCTGATCAGCATCTCGGGTTTGCTGTATACGGTATACCAAACATATATATGATTGTAATTAAGCAAGTTAGATTTCGTCGGCGACGGCCCTTCTCAAAATAGAGACCCCAAGGTCCAATTCCCCCCGGGGGGAACTTGCGCCCCGACCCAGTCACGATTATAGTACGATCATGAACAATCCAAAACCGAACTACCCACCCCTCCGCTACCTCAGTCCCTGGCACCGGGTCTCGCGCCAGCTTGCCGACCACCTGCGCGCGCGCAGCGAGGCGGTGGGGGCGCCGCCCACCGAGAGCCACCTCGTGAGCTACCTCGGCAGCTACGCGCCGGTGACCATCGGGCGGCTGGTGGCGGTCTTCGGCCACAACAAGTCGACCCTCACCGGCATGCTCGACCGCCTCGAGCAGGCGGGACTCGCCGCCCGCACCCCGAACCCCGACGACCGGCGCTCCTTCCTCGTCGACCTGACCGACGCGGGCCGCGCCGTCGCCGCCCGCATCCGCGGCCAGCTCGAGGAGGTCGAGGCCGCCCTCGACACGGCCCTCGGGCCCGACGACCGCGCGGCCTTCGCCCGCATCATGGCGGCCATCGCCAGGGTGGCCGGGGCGCCCGCCGGCCCCACTGACGGAGTGGCGTCCGGCCCGTCCACCAGTCCGGCCACCGACCCGGCCGGCGCCCACGCCGACGCCGCGCCCGGCCCGACCACGACCACGAACTCGACCCCGCATCCGAACTCGACCACCACCGACCCGACCCCCGAAAGGGAATAGCCATGTCCATGCACATCGAGACCTTCGCCCGCACCCTGGGCATCCAGTTCTCCTACACGACCTACGTCTTCAACGCGAACCTCGCCGACGTGTCCGACGCCGACGCCTTCCGCGCGCCCGAGCCCGCCGGCAACTGCGCCAACTGGGTGGCCGGGCACATCGTGCAGGCGCGGGGGGCCACGGTGGCCATGCTCGGCCAGACCTGCCCCTTCGACCTGGACAAGTACGACCGCTACGTGCGCGGCTCCGAGCCCATGAGCGCCGAGAGCGAGGGGGCGGTGCCGCTGTCCGAGATGATGGCCGACTTCGGCGCCACCGTGCCGTTGCTGCGGGCCGGCCTCGACGAGCTCACGCCCGAACTGCTCGGCGCCCCGGCGCCCTACAGCCCGGGCAACGATCCGGACGAGACGGTGGGCTCGCTCCTCGCGGGGGTCGTCTTCCACGAGGCGTACCACACGGGCCAGCTCGGCGTGTTGCGGCGGGTGAACGGGAACGACGGGGCGCTGGCCTGATCGGTGCGGCCCGCCACGGTCGCGCGGTCCGGCGTTGTCGCCCGGCCCGCCTCGATCGCTTGGTCCGCCGCAATCGCCGGGCCCGGCGGCGTCGCCGGGCCCGCCACCGACGTCGCACCGCTCTACCTGTCGATCTATCCGAATCCGTTCAACTAGCGGCCCGGCCGCGGGCGGCGGTGCCATCCGGCGAAATTACGCCGCCGCTCCCTTCCCCCGGGGTTGGCCGGGGTCCATTCGCCGCTCATGGGGGGATCTCCCCACGAACCGGGGCCGTGAGCGGCCCGCCAGCGCCCCGATAGGACTTGAGATCTCAACACGTTACGAAACCGACCCCATCACCCGACAAATCCGCCCCAAAAACCCCCAATCCCACATTGACAACGCCTCCCCCGAAGACATCTTTCCCCGGAAACCGGGGGAGGATGACCCGTTTTGCGCCAGAACGTCCTTGCCAACATCCGCTTGTGGACCATATTGGTCGCGCTCGTAGTAGCAATCGTGATGTGGTTTGCGGTTTCGTTCGATTTTGGCGTGGGGGTTTTCCTCACCGCGCTCTGGGCGGTGGCCGGCTTCCGGGCCCTCGAGGGAATGCTGCGGGCGACCGTCGTGCCGCCAGGCACGCAACGCAACGAATTCGCCATCATCCTCTGGATTTTGGCCAAATTGGCTGTTTACGCCGTAGCGGTCTGGGTGTTATTTTCCCGTCCGCTCCCGCCGCTCAGCCACGCTGTCGGTTTCACGATCCTGATCGTGGTCCTGGTCGGCGTCGGGGCGCGGCATCGTGCGGAAGAGATCAGGCTTGCGACCCAGGGCCCCGTGGACCGCACCGGTCCCGCGGCAAGGCCCGACAGCGAAGGCGCCGAGTCGTAAAGAGACCTTGAAGCCGCCCGGCGGCATTCCGGACCGAGGGGACGATGCACAAGCTCAGCACGAAGAAGTTCGCGGTTCTGGCCCTCCTCCTCGGAGCGGTCATTTTTGCGTCCGGGGCCAGCCTGGCCCGCGATCACGGCGACGACACGGCCACGGGCGCGGTCCAGCACGACGACCCCCACGCCGCCGACGTCCAGGCCACCGACACCCACGCCACCGACGCCCAGACCGCGGACCACACATCCGGTCACGGCGAGCCCAACACCACCCACGACGAGCATGCCGCCGACCCGCACGCCACCGGCCACGGCGACGACATGCACGGCGCCGAGGGTCATGGCGAGGGCCACGGCGACGCCCACGGCGGCGGCCACAGCTCGATCCCGCACCTCTACAACCTGGTCAGCGGCTGGATCGCCCCCTTCGTGCCCGAAGCGGTCGCCCACAACCTCGAGGCCTTCATCGACCCCATCTACTCGCTGACGGTCGTGATCCTGCTCTCGCTGTTCTTCGTGGCGCTGGCCCGCCAGCTGAGCGCCCGCAAGCCGGGCCGCCGCCAGGCCGCGGCCGAGATCATCTTCGGCGGGCTGTACTCGCTCTTCCAGGCGATCATCGGGCCCACCGCCCGGCGCTACACGCCGTTCCTCGGCACCCTGTTCATCTTCATCCTGTGCAACAACCTGGCGGGCATCATCCCGCTGGGCCACGCGGCGACCTCGAGCTTCAACGCCACCACCTTCGCCCTCGGCGGCCTCACGTTCCTCTACGTGCAGGGCATCGCGCTGAAGGAGAACGGGCTGCTCGGCTACCTGCACCACATGGCGGGTTCGCCGAAGACGGGCATGGACTGGGGCTTCTCGCTGCTGCTCTTCCCGCTGCACCTGCTGGGCGAGCTCATCAAGCCCGTCAGCCTGGCGCTGCGTCTGTTCGGCAACATCT
This genomic interval carries:
- a CDS encoding DinB family protein, with amino-acid sequence MSMHIETFARTLGIQFSYTTYVFNANLADVSDADAFRAPEPAGNCANWVAGHIVQARGATVAMLGQTCPFDLDKYDRYVRGSEPMSAESEGAVPLSEMMADFGATVPLLRAGLDELTPELLGAPAPYSPGNDPDETVGSLLAGVVFHEAYHTGQLGVLRRVNGNDGALA
- a CDS encoding F0F1 ATP synthase subunit A; the encoded protein is MHKLSTKKFAVLALLLGAVIFASGASLARDHGDDTATGAVQHDDPHAADVQATDTHATDAQTADHTSGHGEPNTTHDEHAADPHATGHGDDMHGAEGHGEGHGDAHGGGHSSIPHLYNLVSGWIAPFVPEAVAHNLEAFIDPIYSLTVVILLSLFFVALARQLSARKPGRRQAAAEIIFGGLYSLFQAIIGPTARRYTPFLGTLFIFILCNNLAGIIPLGHAATSSFNATTFALGGLTFLYVQGIALKENGLLGYLHHMAGSPKTGMDWGFSLLLFPLHLLGELIKPVSLALRLFGNIFGEDTLVATMVILGYLLMKALLGFLPETAMGFIPGLPLQLPFYFLGLLSSTIQALVFTLLATVYIALWLPHGDHGHDEAHGH
- a CDS encoding winged helix-turn-helix transcriptional regulator, with translation MNNPKPNYPPLRYLSPWHRVSRQLADHLRARSEAVGAPPTESHLVSYLGSYAPVTIGRLVAVFGHNKSTLTGMLDRLEQAGLAARTPNPDDRRSFLVDLTDAGRAVAARIRGQLEEVEAALDTALGPDDRAAFARIMAAIARVAGAPAGPTDGVASGPSTSPATDPAGAHADAAPGPTTTTNSTPHPNSTTTDPTPERE